The window GAAAACCGGATGTGACAGCACAAAAGAGATTGCAGAGCACCTTGACCAACGGTTGCAGCTTGAGTGGCACGATATGCTCTGCCAGGTCTATAGCGATATGTTCTCCCCGGGAGGTCGCCAGGACAGCACCCAGCAGGCCGCTCCAGAGGACCAGGTAACGCAATAGCGGGTCGGCCCAGACAAGACCGCTGGAAAACACAGAGCGCAGGAGTATCTGCAGGCAGGCCAGCAGAATCATTGAAGAGAGTAAAAGGCAGAGTACGAGTTCCTCGAAATGATGCGTATATTTGAGAAATCGACTCTGCCTTTCGGGCTGGGATGCCTGTGGATCGGGTTCAGTGGGGGTCACGATTGATTTCTTATTGGTTCGCCCTGTAGTCAGACAGCACTTTCAGGGTCTT of the Desulfosediminicola ganghwensis genome contains:
- a CDS encoding TRAP transporter small permease, with the translated sequence MTPTEPDPQASQPERQSRFLKYTHHFEELVLCLLLSSMILLACLQILLRSVFSSGLVWADPLLRYLVLWSGLLGAVLATSRGEHIAIDLAEHIVPLKLQPLVKVLCNLFCAVTSGFLTWAAFLFIQSEIEYGSPSLFGLPSWYLNVIFPLAFGLICLRYTLLFCSSVAALFRPGKVSNLSKADQPRL